Genomic window (Paenibacillus sp. PK3_47):
AAAAATCCTCCTCAAACGTGACAGCGTTGCGGTGCAGTTCCTTTAAGCGGGTGATTTCAACGCTCATCACTTTTTTTCCAAGTGCGGATATTTCATATAATGTCTTTCTGTCCTCATCGGCAAATACGGTGATCAGGCCGTCCTTGTTCATTTTGGTCAGTGTTCCATATACGGTTCCGGAGCCCAGCCTTATTCTTCCTCCAGACAGCTCTTCCACATGCTTGATGATGCCGTATCCGTGCCGTGGTCCGGTTAGCGACAGGAGGATGTAAAAA
Coding sequences:
- a CDS encoding PadR family transcriptional regulator codes for the protein MNITKQVITVSSIEKALKKYVPMTETAFYILLSLTGPRHGYGIIKHVEELSGGRIRLGSGTVYGTLTKMNKDGLITVFADEDRKTLYEISALGKKVMSVEITRLKELHRNAVTFEEDFL